A single genomic interval of Arthrobacter globiformis harbors:
- the tuf gene encoding elongation factor Tu, translating into MAKAKFERTKPHVNIGTIGHVDHGKTTLTAAISKVLYDKYPTLNEKRDFASIDSAPEERQRGITINISHVEYQTEKRHYAHVDAPGHADYIKNMITGAAQMDGAILVVAATDGPMAQTREHVLLARQVGVPYLLVALNKADMVDDEELLDLVEMEVRELLSSQGFDGDEAPVVRVSGLKALEGDPEWVKSVEDLMAAVDESVPDPVRDRDKPFLMPIEDVFTITGRGTVVTGRAERGTLAINSEVEIVGIRPVQKTTVTGIEMFHKQLDEAWAGENCGLLLRGLKRDDVERGQVVVKPGSITPHTDFEANVYILSKDEGGRHNPFYSNYRPQFYFRTTDVTGVITLPEGTEMVMPGDNTEMTVALIQPIAMEEGLGFAIREGGRTVGSGRVTKINK; encoded by the coding sequence GTGGCAAAGGCAAAGTTCGAGCGGACTAAGCCGCACGTTAACATCGGTACCATTGGTCACGTTGACCACGGTAAGACGACGTTGACGGCCGCCATTTCCAAGGTGCTGTACGACAAGTACCCGACTCTCAACGAGAAGCGTGACTTCGCGTCGATCGACTCTGCTCCGGAAGAGCGTCAGCGCGGCATTACCATCAACATCTCCCACGTTGAGTACCAGACCGAGAAGCGCCACTACGCACACGTAGACGCTCCGGGTCACGCTGACTACATCAAGAACATGATCACCGGTGCTGCTCAGATGGACGGCGCGATCCTCGTGGTTGCCGCTACTGACGGCCCGATGGCTCAGACCCGCGAGCACGTTCTGCTCGCCCGCCAGGTTGGTGTTCCCTACCTGCTGGTCGCGCTGAACAAGGCAGACATGGTTGACGACGAGGAACTCCTCGACCTCGTTGAAATGGAAGTTCGTGAGCTCCTGAGCTCGCAGGGCTTCGATGGCGACGAAGCACCGGTCGTCCGCGTTTCCGGCCTGAAGGCCCTGGAAGGCGACCCGGAGTGGGTCAAGTCCGTTGAGGACCTGATGGCTGCTGTCGACGAGTCCGTTCCGGACCCCGTACGTGACCGTGACAAGCCGTTCCTGATGCCGATCGAGGACGTCTTCACCATCACCGGTCGTGGCACCGTTGTGACGGGCCGCGCCGAGCGCGGTACCCTCGCCATCAACTCTGAGGTCGAGATCGTCGGTATCCGCCCGGTCCAGAAGACCACGGTTACCGGTATCGAGATGTTCCACAAGCAGCTCGACGAAGCATGGGCCGGCGAGAACTGTGGCCTCCTGCTCCGCGGTCTGAAGCGCGACGACGTCGAGCGTGGCCAGGTTGTCGTCAAGCCGGGTTCCATCACCCCGCACACCGACTTCGAGGCCAACGTCTACATCCTCTCCAAGGACGAAGGCGGACGTCACAACCCGTTCTACTCGAACTACCGCCCGCAGTTCTACTTCCGTACCACGGACGTAACCGGCGTTATCACCCTGCCGGAAGGCACGGAAATGGTTATGCCTGGCGACAACACTGAGATGACCGTTGCGCTCATCCAGCCGATCGCTATGGAAGAGGGCCTCGGCTTCGCTATCCGTGAAGGCGGCCGCACCGTTGGTTCGGGACGTGTCACCAAGATCAACAAGTAA
- the rpsG gene encoding 30S ribosomal protein S7 yields the protein MPRKGPAPKRPLVSDPVYGSPLVTQLINKVLVDGKKSTAERIVYGALEGARAKSGGDPVAALKKAMDNVKPSLEVRSRRVGGATYQVPVEVKPGRSTALALRWLVGYSKARREKTMTERLQNEILDASNGLGAAVKRREDTHKMAESNKAFAHYRW from the coding sequence ATGCCTCGCAAGGGTCCGGCCCCCAAGCGGCCGCTCGTATCAGATCCCGTCTACGGCTCCCCGCTGGTTACCCAGCTGATCAACAAGGTGCTGGTTGACGGCAAGAAGTCCACCGCCGAGCGCATTGTTTACGGTGCCCTCGAAGGTGCCCGCGCGAAGTCCGGCGGCGACCCCGTTGCAGCCCTCAAGAAGGCCATGGACAACGTCAAGCCTTCCCTCGAGGTCCGCTCCCGCCGTGTCGGTGGCGCCACCTACCAGGTTCCGGTTGAGGTTAAGCCGGGCCGCTCCACCGCTCTCGCGCTGCGTTGGCTGGTCGGCTACTCCAAGGCCCGCCGGGAAAAGACGATGACCGAGCGCCTCCAGAACGAAATCCTGGATGCCTCCAACGGTCTCGGTGCCGCTGTGAAGCGTCGCGAAGACACCCACAAGATGGCCGAGTCCAACAAGGCCTTCGCCCACTACCGCTGGTAA
- the rpsS gene encoding 30S ribosomal protein S19, with protein MPRSLKKGPFVDQHLFVKVARENEKGTKNVIKTWSRRSMIVPDMLGHTIAVHDGRKHIPVFVTESMVGHKLGEFAPTRTFRGHVKDDRKGKRR; from the coding sequence ATGCCACGCAGCCTGAAAAAAGGTCCTTTCGTTGACCAGCACCTCTTTGTGAAGGTCGCAAGGGAAAACGAAAAGGGCACCAAGAACGTCATCAAGACCTGGTCCCGCCGCTCGATGATCGTCCCGGACATGCTCGGGCACACGATCGCCGTGCACGACGGACGCAAGCACATCCCGGTGTTTGTCACCGAGTCGATGGTCGGGCACAAGCTCGGCGAATTCGCTCCCACGCGGACATTCCGCGGCCATGTCAAGGACGACCGTAAGGGCAAGCGCCGCTAG
- the fusA gene encoding elongation factor G, which yields MAQDVLTDLSKVRNIGIMAHIDAGKTTTTERILFYTGVNHKIGETHDGASTTDWMEQEKERGITITSAAVTCFWENNQINIIDTPGHVDFTVEVERSLRVLDGAVAVFDGKEGVEPQSETVWRQADKYNVPRICFVNKMDKLGADFYFTVDTIISRLGAKPLVMQLPIGAENDFIGVVDLLYMRALVWPGDAKGDVTMGAKYEIREIPEDLKAKAEEYRANLVEAVAEASEELMEKYLEGEEITIDELKAGIRKMTINSEIYPVFCGSAFKNRGVQPMLDAVVDYLPNPLDVPPMIGHDPRDEEKELTRKPSSEEPFSALAFKIAAHPFFGQLTFIRVYSGHVEAGAQVVNSTKGKKERIGKLFQMHANKEMPVDGATAGHIYAAIGLKDTTTGDTLCDSSNQIVLESMSFPEPVISVAIEPNTKGDQEKLSTAIQKLSAEDPTFQVSLNEDTGQTIIAGMGELHLDILVDRMRREFKVEANVGKPQVAYRETIKRAVERHDYTHKKQTGGSGQFAKIQIAIEPMDTSEGELYEFENKVTGGRVPREYIPSVDAGIQDALNDGVLAGYPVVGIKATLIDGAYHDVDSSEMAFKIAGRMAFKEAARKANPVLLEPLMDVEVRTPEEYMGEVIGDLNSRRGQMQSMEDAQGVKVVRAHVPLSGMFGYIGDLRSKTQGRAVYSMTFNSYAEVPKAVADEIIQKSRGE from the coding sequence GTGGCACAGGACGTGCTTACAGACCTTAGTAAGGTCCGCAACATCGGCATCATGGCCCACATCGATGCCGGCAAGACCACCACCACCGAGCGCATTCTGTTCTACACAGGTGTGAACCACAAGATTGGCGAAACGCACGACGGCGCTTCGACCACCGACTGGATGGAACAGGAAAAGGAACGCGGCATCACCATCACGTCTGCCGCCGTGACCTGCTTCTGGGAAAACAACCAGATCAACATCATTGACACCCCGGGCCACGTGGACTTCACGGTTGAGGTTGAGCGCTCCCTGCGCGTCCTCGACGGTGCAGTCGCCGTCTTCGATGGCAAGGAAGGCGTTGAGCCGCAGTCTGAAACCGTTTGGCGCCAGGCTGACAAGTACAACGTTCCGCGCATCTGCTTCGTCAACAAGATGGACAAGCTGGGCGCTGACTTCTACTTCACCGTGGACACCATCATCAGCCGCCTCGGTGCCAAGCCGCTGGTTATGCAGCTGCCGATCGGTGCCGAGAACGACTTCATCGGCGTCGTCGACCTGCTGTACATGCGTGCGCTCGTATGGCCTGGCGATGCCAAGGGCGACGTCACCATGGGCGCCAAGTACGAAATCCGCGAGATCCCGGAAGACCTCAAGGCCAAGGCCGAGGAATACCGCGCAAACCTCGTGGAAGCCGTCGCAGAGGCCTCCGAGGAACTCATGGAGAAGTACCTCGAAGGTGAAGAAATCACCATCGATGAGCTCAAGGCCGGCATCCGCAAGATGACGATCAACTCCGAGATCTACCCGGTGTTCTGTGGTTCCGCGTTCAAGAATCGTGGCGTTCAGCCGATGCTCGATGCTGTTGTCGACTACCTGCCGAACCCGCTCGACGTCCCGCCGATGATCGGTCACGATCCCCGCGACGAAGAGAAGGAACTGACCCGCAAGCCTTCTTCCGAAGAGCCGTTCTCTGCACTGGCGTTCAAGATCGCCGCGCACCCGTTCTTCGGCCAGCTCACCTTCATCCGCGTGTACTCCGGTCACGTGGAAGCAGGCGCGCAGGTGGTTAACTCCACCAAGGGCAAGAAGGAGCGCATCGGCAAGCTGTTCCAGATGCACGCCAACAAGGAAATGCCGGTCGACGGCGCTACCGCGGGCCACATCTACGCAGCCATCGGTCTGAAGGACACCACCACGGGCGACACCCTGTGCGACTCCAGCAACCAGATCGTCCTGGAGTCCATGAGCTTCCCGGAGCCCGTGATCTCGGTTGCCATCGAGCCGAACACCAAGGGTGACCAGGAGAAGCTCTCCACGGCCATCCAGAAGCTCTCCGCTGAGGACCCGACCTTCCAGGTCTCCCTCAACGAAGACACCGGCCAGACCATCATCGCCGGCATGGGCGAACTTCACCTGGACATCCTGGTGGACCGCATGCGCCGCGAATTCAAGGTCGAGGCTAACGTTGGCAAGCCGCAGGTTGCTTACCGCGAAACCATCAAGCGTGCTGTAGAGCGTCACGACTACACCCACAAGAAGCAGACCGGTGGTTCCGGCCAGTTCGCAAAGATCCAGATTGCGATCGAGCCGATGGACACCTCCGAAGGCGAGCTGTACGAGTTCGAGAACAAGGTCACTGGTGGCCGCGTTCCCCGCGAGTACATCCCCTCGGTTGACGCCGGTATCCAGGATGCACTGAACGACGGCGTCCTGGCCGGTTACCCGGTTGTCGGCATCAAGGCCACGCTGATTGACGGCGCCTACCACGATGTTGACTCCTCGGAAATGGCGTTCAAGATCGCCGGCCGTATGGCTTTCAAGGAAGCCGCACGCAAGGCGAACCCTGTTCTGCTCGAACCGCTGATGGATGTCGAGGTCCGCACCCCTGAGGAATACATGGGTGAAGTTATCGGTGACCTCAACTCCCGCCGTGGCCAGATGCAGTCCATGGAGGATGCCCAGGGCGTCAAGGTTGTCCGCGCACACGTACCGCTGTCCGGCATGTTCGGCTACATCGGTGACCTGCGTTCAAAGACCCAGGGCCGCGCTGTGTACTCCATGACGTTCAACAGCTACGCCGAGGTTCCGAAGGCAGTTGCCGACGAGATCATCCAGAAGTCCCGCGGCGAGTAG
- the rplB gene encoding 50S ribosomal protein L2, giving the protein MGIRKYKPTTPGRRGSSVADFTEITRSTPEKSLVRPLPKKGGRNNSGKITTRHKGGGHKRQYRLIDFRRHDKDGVNARVAEIEYDPNRTARIALLHYVDGTKRYIIAPNKLSQGDFVEAGADADIKPGNNLPLRNIPVGTVIHAVELRPGGGAKMARSAGASVQLVAKEGRFAQLRLPSGEIRNVDVRCRATIGEVGNAEQSNINWGKAGRMRWKGVRPTVRGVAMNPVDHPHGGGEGKTSGGRHPVNPNGKREGRTRRPNKESDKLIVRRRRTGKNKR; this is encoded by the coding sequence ATGGGAATCCGTAAATACAAGCCGACTACGCCGGGCCGTCGCGGCTCGAGCGTAGCTGACTTCACCGAAATCACGCGGTCGACGCCGGAAAAGTCGTTGGTACGTCCGCTGCCCAAAAAGGGCGGCCGTAACAACTCCGGTAAGATCACCACCCGTCACAAGGGCGGTGGACACAAGCGCCAGTACCGTCTGATCGACTTCCGTCGCCACGACAAGGACGGCGTCAACGCCCGCGTTGCCGAAATCGAGTACGATCCGAACCGTACGGCTCGCATCGCCCTCCTGCACTACGTTGATGGCACCAAGCGCTACATCATCGCCCCGAACAAGCTCTCCCAGGGCGACTTCGTGGAAGCCGGCGCCGACGCTGACATCAAGCCTGGCAACAACCTGCCCCTGCGCAACATCCCCGTGGGTACTGTTATCCACGCGGTTGAGCTGCGTCCGGGCGGCGGTGCCAAGATGGCCCGTTCCGCCGGTGCTTCTGTTCAGCTCGTCGCCAAGGAAGGCCGCTTCGCCCAGCTGCGACTGCCCTCCGGCGAAATCCGCAACGTTGACGTCCGCTGCCGCGCCACGATCGGCGAGGTCGGCAACGCCGAGCAGTCGAACATCAACTGGGGCAAGGCTGGCCGTATGCGCTGGAAGGGCGTTCGCCCGACCGTCCGTGGTGTCGCCATGAACCCGGTTGACCACCCGCACGGTGGTGGCGAGGGTAAGACGTCCGGTGGACGTCACCCTGTCAACCCGAACGGTAAGCGCGAAGGCCGCACCCGCCGTCCCAACAAAGAGAGCGACAAGCTTATTGTTCGTCGCCGTCGTACTGGCAAGAACAAGCGATAG
- the rpsJ gene encoding 30S ribosomal protein S10, which translates to MAGQKIRIRLKSYDHEVIDVSARKIVETVTRAGATVVGPVPLPTEKNVYCVIRSPHKYKDSREHFEMRTHKRLIDIIDPTPKAVDSLMRLDLPADVNIEIKL; encoded by the coding sequence ATGGCGGGACAAAAAATCCGCATCCGGCTGAAGTCATACGACCACGAGGTCATTGACGTTTCAGCACGGAAGATCGTTGAGACGGTCACGCGCGCAGGCGCAACGGTAGTCGGCCCCGTGCCGCTGCCCACGGAGAAGAACGTGTACTGCGTTATCCGCTCTCCCCACAAGTACAAGGACAGCCGCGAGCACTTTGAAATGCGCACGCACAAGCGTCTGATCGACATCATCGACCCCACGCCCAAGGCTGTTGACTCGCTCATGCGTCTCGACCTGCCGGCCGACGTGAACATCGAAATCAAGCTGTAG
- the rplW gene encoding 50S ribosomal protein L23 has translation MSAATIKDPRDVVLAPVVSEKSYGLIDEGKYTFLVDPRSNKTEIKLAVEKIFSVKVESINTINRAGKRKRTKFGWGTRKNTKRAIVTLKEGTIDIFGGPLA, from the coding sequence GTGAGCGCAGCCACCATCAAAGACCCGCGCGACGTCGTGCTTGCACCCGTCGTTTCGGAAAAGAGCTACGGCCTGATCGACGAGGGCAAGTACACCTTCCTGGTGGACCCCCGCTCGAACAAGACCGAGATCAAGCTGGCCGTGGAGAAGATTTTCTCCGTCAAGGTCGAATCGATCAACACCATCAACCGTGCCGGTAAGCGCAAGCGCACCAAATTTGGATGGGGTACCCGCAAGAACACCAAGCGTGCCATTGTGACCCTCAAAGAAGGCACTATCGACATCTTCGGCGGTCCGCTCGCGTAG
- the rplD gene encoding 50S ribosomal protein L4, with amino-acid sequence MTSTVKVDLPAEIFDVQTNVPLLHQVVVAQLAAARQGTHKTKTRAEVSGAGRKPFKQKGTGRARQGSIRAPHMTGGGVVHGPTPRDYSQRTPKKMIAAALRGALSDRARNGRIHVIADVVAGDKPSSKEALATLRGVSERKNLLVVIERANDVAALSVRNLEEVHVLYADQLNTYDVLVSDDVVFTKAAYEAFVADKAAKNEEDAK; translated from the coding sequence ATGACTAGCACTGTCAAGGTTGACCTGCCTGCAGAGATCTTCGACGTTCAGACCAACGTGCCGCTGCTGCACCAGGTCGTCGTTGCACAGCTCGCTGCTGCTCGCCAGGGTACCCACAAGACCAAGACCCGCGCCGAAGTTTCCGGTGCAGGCCGCAAGCCGTTCAAGCAGAAGGGTACCGGCCGCGCCCGTCAGGGCTCGATCCGTGCTCCTCACATGACCGGTGGTGGCGTTGTCCACGGTCCCACCCCGCGTGACTACAGCCAGCGCACCCCCAAGAAGATGATTGCTGCTGCACTGCGCGGCGCACTGTCTGACCGCGCCCGTAACGGACGCATCCACGTTATTGCTGATGTGGTTGCCGGCGACAAGCCGTCCTCCAAGGAAGCACTGGCAACGCTGCGCGGCGTCTCCGAGCGCAAGAACCTGCTCGTTGTCATTGAGCGCGCCAACGATGTTGCTGCACTGTCCGTGCGCAACCTCGAGGAAGTTCACGTTCTGTACGCAGACCAGCTGAACACCTACGACGTTCTCGTTTCTGACGACGTAGTCTTCACCAAGGCTGCCTACGAAGCATTCGTTGCTGACAAGGCTGCAAAGAACGAGGAGGATGCCAAGTGA
- the rpsL gene encoding 30S ribosomal protein S12, translating into MPTINQLVRKGRTPKVKKTKAPALNGSPMRRGVCTRVYTTTPKKPNSALRKVARVRLNGGIEVTAYIPGVGHNLQEHSIVLVRGGRVKDLPGVRYKIVRGALDTQGVKNRKQARSRYGAKMEKK; encoded by the coding sequence GTGCCTACGATTAACCAGCTGGTCCGCAAGGGCCGCACGCCGAAGGTCAAAAAGACCAAGGCACCCGCGCTGAACGGCAGCCCGATGCGCCGCGGTGTTTGCACCCGCGTTTACACCACCACCCCGAAGAAGCCGAACTCGGCTCTGCGTAAGGTTGCACGTGTGCGCCTCAACGGTGGTATCGAAGTTACCGCGTACATCCCCGGTGTTGGCCACAACCTCCAGGAGCACTCCATTGTGCTCGTTCGTGGTGGTCGTGTGAAGGACCTTCCCGGTGTCCGCTACAAGATCGTCCGTGGTGCCCTCGATACCCAGGGTGTGAAGAACCGTAAGCAGGCGCGCAGCCGCTACGGCGCAAAGATGGAGAAGAAGTAA
- the rplC gene encoding 50S ribosomal protein L3 → MTATRNVKGLLGTKLGMTQVWDENNKLIPVTVVQADSNVITQLRNAEVDGYVAVQIGYGQIDPRKVTKPLAGHFEKAGVTPRRHVVELRTADAAEYELGQELSVEVFEAGQKIDVVGTTKGKGFAGVMKRHGFHGVGASHGAHKNHRKPGSIGGASTPSRVFKGMKMAGRMGAVRHTTLNLTVHAVDVEKSLLLIKGAVPGARGQVVLVRTAVKGA, encoded by the coding sequence ATGACCGCAACCCGTAACGTAAAGGGCCTGCTGGGCACGAAGCTCGGCATGACCCAGGTCTGGGACGAGAACAACAAGCTCATCCCCGTCACTGTTGTCCAGGCTGACTCGAACGTCATCACCCAGCTGCGCAACGCAGAAGTTGATGGCTACGTCGCCGTTCAGATCGGCTACGGCCAGATCGATCCCCGCAAGGTCACCAAGCCGCTGGCTGGTCACTTTGAAAAGGCAGGCGTCACGCCTCGCCGTCACGTCGTCGAACTCCGTACCGCAGATGCTGCTGAGTACGAGCTGGGCCAGGAGCTCTCTGTAGAGGTCTTCGAAGCCGGCCAGAAGATCGACGTCGTAGGCACCACCAAGGGTAAGGGCTTCGCCGGTGTTATGAAGCGTCACGGCTTCCACGGCGTTGGAGCTTCCCACGGTGCCCACAAGAACCACCGTAAGCCCGGTTCTATCGGTGGCGCATCCACCCCGAGCCGCGTCTTCAAGGGCATGAAAATGGCCGGCCGCATGGGCGCCGTTCGTCACACCACGCTGAACCTCACTGTTCACGCGGTTGACGTCGAGAAGTCGCTGCTCCTGATCAAGGGTGCCGTCCCCGGCGCCCGCGGCCAGGTCGTACTCGTACGCACCGCCGTGAAGGGAGCCTAG